A DNA window from Vigna angularis cultivar LongXiaoDou No.4 chromosome 1, ASM1680809v1, whole genome shotgun sequence contains the following coding sequences:
- the LOC108319938 gene encoding pathogenesis-related protein 2, whose protein sequence is MKAPTTLFQCVSFIFTLTNTVTPKLILINRGHSSAKYPQTKHLLLLLFSYSSISFIPLIMAVFTFEDQTTSPVAPATLYQALVKDADNIVPKAVDSFKSVEIVEGNGGPGTIKKISFLEDGETKFVLHKIETIDEANLGYSYSIVGGAALPDTAEKITIDTKLSDGPNGGSMVKLSISYHSKGDAPPNEDELKAGKAKSDALFKVIEAYLLANA, encoded by the exons ATGAAGGCTCCAACTACCCTGTTTCAGTGTGTCAGCTTTATATTCACATTAACAAACACAGTAACACCAAAGCTTAtccttataaatagaggtcacTCCTCTGCCAAATACCCACAAACCAaacatcttcttctccttttattCTCATATTCTTCAATCTCTTTCATACCATTAATAATGGCTGTTTTCACCTTCGAGGACCAAACCACTTCACCTGTAGCTCCTGCTACCCTTTACCAAGCTCTTGTGAAAGACGCCGACAACATCGTACCAAAGGCGGTTGATTCCTTCAAGAGTGTTGAAATCGTTGAGGGCAACGGTGGCCCCGGAACCATCAAGAAAATCTCTTTCCTTGAGG ATGGGGAGACAAAGTTTGTGTTGCACAAAATAGAAACAATAGACGAGGCAAACTTGGGATACAGCTACAGCATTGTTGGAGGTGCTGCTTTGCCAGACACTGCAGAGAAGATCACAATCGACACTAAACTCAGTGACGGCCCCAACGGAGGGTCAATGGTAAAGCTGAGCATATCTTACCACAGCAAAGGAGATGCACCACCCAACGAAGATGAGCTCAAAGCTGGCAAAGCCAAGAGTGATGCTCTTTTCAAGGTCATCGAGGCTTACCTTTTGGCCAATGCTTGA